The following coding sequences are from one Candidatus Aminicenantes bacterium window:
- a CDS encoding UDP-N-acetylmuramoyl-tripeptide--D-alanyl-D-alanine ligase — MAALRLDRIAAATGGNFLQGSGEAVAAGFVVDSRLVRPGDLFFAVVADRDGHDYAADAAARGAVGAVVSRPVAGLPAGFALIRTPDTVQALQALARSVLAERPVKVVAVTGSVGKTTTKEFTAAILARRFDVLKSGGNFNNHLGLALSILGLQPHHTAAVLEMGMRAAGEIRILASIAPPDVAVITNVNPAHLEFLGSLERIAAAKWELVEGLKSGGAAVINGDDPQLRRRAAARNGRTILFGRGGNVEVGAEDVVRRGFDGYGFRLRLGTRTVPCRLGFLTDGYLSNALAASAAAHALGVPPEEIAAAVVGLHPAPGRGGWIRLAGGGILVDDSYNSNPAALAAALQGLAGLPAARRVAILGDMLELGPGEDGFHEEAGRIAAAAGWDVLITIGPRSRHLAEAAVAGGMDPAAVRNVETSDLAAEALAGILRPGDLVLVKGSRGMRTETAAARVKDLFKEA; from the coding sequence ATGGCCGCTCTACGTTTGGACCGGATCGCCGCCGCGACAGGCGGGAACTTCCTGCAGGGCTCGGGCGAGGCGGTCGCCGCCGGATTCGTCGTCGACTCGCGACTGGTCCGGCCCGGCGACCTCTTCTTCGCCGTCGTGGCCGATCGGGACGGCCACGACTATGCGGCCGACGCGGCCGCCCGCGGCGCCGTCGGCGCCGTCGTCTCCCGCCCCGTCGCCGGCCTGCCGGCCGGATTCGCCCTGATCCGCACCCCCGACACCGTGCAGGCCCTGCAAGCCCTGGCCCGGTCGGTCCTGGCCGAGCGGCCGGTCAAAGTCGTCGCCGTGACCGGGAGCGTCGGCAAGACGACGACCAAGGAATTTACGGCAGCCATTCTGGCCCGCCGCTTCGACGTCCTCAAGTCCGGGGGGAACTTCAACAACCACCTCGGGTTGGCCTTATCGATCCTCGGCCTTCAGCCCCACCATACGGCCGCCGTCCTGGAGATGGGCATGCGGGCCGCGGGCGAGATCCGGATCCTGGCCTCGATCGCCCCCCCCGACGTCGCCGTCATCACCAACGTCAATCCCGCCCATCTCGAGTTCCTGGGCTCGCTGGAGCGGATCGCCGCGGCCAAGTGGGAGCTCGTCGAAGGCCTCAAATCCGGTGGCGCCGCCGTCATCAACGGCGACGACCCACAGCTTCGCCGCCGCGCGGCCGCCCGAAACGGCCGGACTATCCTCTTCGGTCGGGGCGGAAACGTCGAGGTCGGGGCGGAAGACGTCGTCCGCCGCGGTTTCGACGGTTACGGCTTCCGCCTGCGGCTCGGGACCCGAACGGTCCCCTGCCGGCTCGGCTTCCTGACCGACGGCTACCTGTCCAATGCGTTGGCGGCTTCCGCCGCCGCCCATGCCCTGGGCGTCCCGCCGGAAGAGATCGCGGCGGCCGTGGTCGGGCTCCATCCGGCGCCGGGCCGCGGCGGCTGGATCCGACTGGCCGGGGGTGGGATCCTCGTCGACGACTCCTACAATTCGAATCCCGCCGCTCTGGCGGCGGCCCTGCAAGGGCTGGCCGGCCTCCCGGCCGCGCGCCGGGTGGCGATTCTCGGGGACATGCTCGAACTTGGCCCCGGCGAAGACGGATTCCACGAGGAAGCCGGCCGCATCGCCGCCGCCGCGGGTTGGGACGTTCTGATCACCATCGGGCCGCGCTCCCGGCATCTGGCCGAGGCGGCCGTGGCGGGCGGGATGGATCCGGCGGCGGTCCGAAACGTCGAGACAAGCGATCTCGCCGCAGAGGCGCTGGCCGGAATTTTGCGGCCGGGCGATCTCGTCCTGGTCAAGGGCTCGCGGGGCATGCGGACCGAAACCGCGGCCGCCCGCGTCAAAGACCTGTTCAAGGAGGCCTGA
- a CDS encoding cell division protein FtsL: protein MMVRKPHPPREIVVWIAIALLVISVLFFYLWHINEKHRLGLRTTTLEAQLKLLGEEVSRLETRKAALLALDRVDRIARQSLGLAEPRPDQIVVEER, encoded by the coding sequence ATGATGGTCCGCAAGCCCCACCCGCCGCGCGAGATCGTCGTCTGGATCGCGATCGCCCTCCTCGTGATCTCCGTCCTGTTCTTCTATCTCTGGCACATCAACGAGAAGCATCGTTTGGGCTTGCGCACAACGACCCTCGAGGCCCAGCTTAAGCTCTTGGGCGAAGAGGTCAGCCGGCTGGAGACCCGCAAGGCCGCCCTGCTGGCCTTGGACCGGGTCGATCGGATCGCCCGCCAGAGCCTCGGGCTGGCCGAACCGCGGCCGGATCAGATCGTCGTCGAGGAGCGCTGA
- a CDS encoding NUDIX hydrolase, with amino-acid sequence MPRYRNPAPTIDLIIEIEDARKRPGIILIKRGHYPPGWALPGGFVEYGETLEQAAVREAKEETGLLVKLLGQFHTYSDPARDPRKHTISTVFLAKAKGTPQGGDDARLAAVFTRRTLPAPLAFDHAQILADYYRYKSGRARKTGPPLPRGGTHGRT; translated from the coding sequence ATGCCCCGCTATAGAAACCCCGCCCCGACCATCGATCTGATCATCGAGATCGAGGATGCGCGGAAGCGCCCCGGGATCATTCTAATAAAAAGAGGCCACTATCCCCCCGGCTGGGCCCTGCCCGGCGGGTTCGTTGAATACGGCGAGACGCTGGAGCAGGCCGCCGTCCGCGAAGCAAAGGAGGAGACGGGACTCCTGGTCAAGCTGCTGGGCCAGTTCCACACCTACTCCGACCCGGCCCGCGACCCTCGCAAGCACACCATCTCGACCGTCTTCCTGGCCAAGGCCAAAGGCACCCCCCAGGGGGGCGACGACGCCCGCCTGGCGGCCGTGTTCACACGGCGAACCCTACCGGCCCCATTAGCCTTCGATCACGCCCAAATCCTGGCCGATTATTACCGATACAAATCGGGCCGAGCCCGCAAGACCGGCCCGCCGCTCCCGCGAGGAGGGACCCATGGACGAACATAG
- the rsmH gene encoding 16S rRNA (cytosine(1402)-N(4))-methyltransferase RsmH, protein MSRPEHIPVLLDESLDKLAGDRPGLYVDCTLGLGGHSFEILRRNPKAEIVGLDLDEQAIRIAQQRLEPFGDRVTLYLSDYRNLPEIEIDFKRVRGVLVDRGMSSFQLDSPERGFSHGVDGPLDMRMDLRAKMSAAKILEKASEIKLAQIFRDYGELRQAHKLARAIASARRLKPLESTTELRVLVEQVCHWIPQKGKIHPASKVFQALRIEVNNELENQDAFLESTLRLLPPGGRLVVISFHSLEDRIVKHTFLKLADAASGSPLIDILTRKPVTPSEAEVARNPRSRSAKLRAAERR, encoded by the coding sequence ATGAGCCGACCCGAGCATATACCTGTCCTCCTCGACGAATCGCTGGACAAGCTGGCCGGCGACCGCCCCGGCCTCTACGTCGATTGCACCCTGGGCCTGGGCGGCCACTCGTTCGAGATCCTGCGCCGCAACCCCAAAGCCGAGATCGTCGGCCTGGATCTCGACGAGCAGGCCATCCGCATCGCCCAGCAGAGGCTCGAGCCGTTCGGCGACCGGGTGACGCTTTATCTCAGCGACTACCGCAACCTACCCGAAATCGAGATCGACTTCAAGCGCGTCCGCGGCGTCCTCGTCGATAGGGGCATGTCCTCTTTCCAATTGGACTCCCCGGAGCGCGGCTTCAGCCATGGGGTGGACGGCCCGCTCGACATGCGCATGGACTTGCGGGCCAAGATGAGCGCCGCCAAGATCCTGGAGAAGGCCTCCGAGATCAAGCTGGCCCAGATCTTCCGAGACTACGGCGAGCTCCGGCAGGCCCACAAGCTGGCCCGGGCCATCGCCTCGGCCCGCCGCCTCAAACCGCTCGAGAGCACGACCGAGCTGCGGGTGCTGGTCGAGCAGGTCTGCCACTGGATCCCCCAAAAGGGCAAGATCCACCCGGCCTCCAAAGTCTTCCAGGCGCTTCGGATCGAGGTCAACAACGAGCTCGAGAACCAGGACGCCTTCCTCGAGTCGACCCTGCGGCTCCTGCCGCCCGGCGGCCGCCTGGTCGTCATCTCCTTCCACTCGCTGGAAGACCGCATCGTCAAGCATACCTTCCTGAAGCTGGCCGACGCCGCTTCCGGCTCTCCCCTGATCGATATCCTGACCCGCAAGCCGGTCACGCCCTCCGAGGCGGAGGTGGCGCGCAACCCGCGATCGCGGTCGGCCAAGCTGCGGGCGGCGGAGCGGCGATGA
- a CDS encoding DUF2007 domain-containing protein, whose protein sequence is MDEHSNGPDAPNPQNLDLREVTHVWGLAEADVIKSYLESNGIECIYQTIVAPFVHVFTTDGMGEIKIMVKAEDLEAAKGLLEKTDIAPEES, encoded by the coding sequence ATGGACGAACATAGCAACGGCCCCGATGCGCCCAACCCGCAAAACCTGGATCTCAGGGAAGTCACCCACGTCTGGGGGCTGGCCGAGGCCGACGTCATCAAAAGCTACCTGGAAAGCAACGGCATCGAATGCATCTACCAGACCATAGTCGCCCCCTTCGTCCATGTCTTCACCACGGACGGCATGGGCGAGATCAAGATCATGGTCAAGGCGGAGGACTTGGAAGCCGCCAAGGGTCTTCTGGAAAAGACGGACATCGCGCCCGAAGAAAGCTAG
- a CDS encoding UDP-N-acetylmuramoyl-L-alanyl-D-glutamate--2,6-diaminopimelate ligase, whose protein sequence is MILEDVLKGVPVLSLAGDPHIEITAIAYASAEVVPGALFAALKGEKKDGHDFIPDALKRGAAAILSDRPQPEGGLEGTTAAWIQVFDPRDSLALGAANFYGHPARRLKLVGITGTKGKTTLTYLLEAILEKAGFTVGVIGTINYRRPGVVRTAVRTTPEAPDLQRMLAEMLEAGVTHCVMEVSSHALDRKRVSRIGFDVAVFTNLSGDHLDYHLTMEDYFEAKKKLFFLNDKSKRTAVVNDDDPWGQRLIAELPMTTIGFGLSPSALVRAERPKLDGLGIEALIRFPGGQVAIASPLSGKHNLYNILAAFSSALALGIPATIIRDGIAAMSQVPGRFERVDNSLGFHVYVDYAHTDAALRSILEAARELKPAHLAVVFGAGGDRDRSKRPRMGEAAAELADRIYLTSDNPRSEDPLVILKEIEKGLHKAGAGPYALIPDRREAIAKALSEARRGDIVIIAGKGHETYQEIGGRKHAFSDVETAREILRSMGSR, encoded by the coding sequence ATGATCCTGGAAGACGTCCTTAAAGGAGTCCCGGTTCTGTCCCTGGCCGGCGATCCGCATATCGAGATCACGGCGATCGCTTATGCCTCGGCCGAAGTCGTTCCCGGCGCCCTCTTCGCCGCGCTCAAGGGCGAGAAGAAGGACGGCCACGACTTCATCCCCGATGCGCTCAAACGAGGGGCGGCCGCAATCCTGTCCGACCGGCCCCAGCCCGAGGGCGGGCTTGAAGGGACGACGGCGGCCTGGATCCAGGTTTTCGATCCCCGCGACTCCCTGGCCCTTGGCGCGGCCAATTTCTACGGTCACCCGGCCCGTCGGCTCAAGCTCGTCGGGATCACGGGGACCAAGGGCAAGACGACCCTGACCTATCTGCTCGAGGCGATCCTGGAGAAAGCCGGGTTCACGGTTGGGGTCATCGGCACCATCAACTACCGCCGGCCCGGAGTCGTCCGGACGGCCGTGCGGACGACCCCCGAGGCCCCCGATCTGCAGCGAATGCTGGCCGAGATGCTGGAAGCGGGCGTCACCCATTGCGTCATGGAGGTCTCCTCCCACGCCCTGGACCGCAAGCGGGTCTCCCGGATCGGGTTCGATGTAGCCGTGTTTACAAACCTGAGCGGCGACCATCTCGATTACCACCTGACCATGGAAGACTACTTCGAGGCCAAGAAGAAGCTCTTCTTTCTCAACGACAAGAGCAAGAGGACGGCCGTGGTCAACGATGACGATCCTTGGGGCCAACGGCTGATCGCCGAGCTCCCGATGACCACGATCGGATTCGGGCTCAGCCCGTCGGCCCTGGTCCGGGCCGAGCGGCCCAAGCTCGACGGACTGGGAATCGAAGCTTTGATTCGTTTCCCCGGAGGCCAGGTCGCGATCGCGTCTCCCCTCTCGGGCAAGCACAACCTATATAACATTCTGGCCGCCTTTTCCTCCGCCCTGGCCCTGGGCATCCCGGCCACGATCATCCGCGACGGCATCGCGGCGATGAGCCAGGTGCCCGGGCGGTTCGAGCGGGTCGACAACAGCCTGGGCTTCCATGTCTATGTCGACTACGCCCATACCGACGCCGCGTTGCGCAGCATCCTGGAAGCGGCCCGGGAGCTCAAGCCCGCGCATTTAGCGGTCGTCTTCGGCGCCGGCGGCGACCGCGACCGGAGCAAGCGCCCGCGCATGGGCGAAGCGGCCGCCGAGCTGGCGGATCGAATTTATCTGACCTCGGATAATCCCCGATCCGAAGACCCGCTGGTCATTCTGAAAGAGATCGAGAAGGGATTGCATAAGGCCGGGGCGGGTCCATACGCCCTGATCCCCGACCGGCGCGAAGCCATCGCCAAGGCTTTAAGCGAAGCCAGGCGGGGCGACATCGTCATCATCGCCGGCAAGGGCCACGAAACCTACCAGGAGATCGGTGGCCGCAAGCACGCTTTCAGCGACGTCGAAACGGCGCGGGAGATCCTGCGCTCCATGGGGTCGCGCTGA
- a CDS encoding penicillin-binding protein 2 — protein MAANLVQDLYRKKARRRIRVSAFICFLWLLVVVGRLVELQVFGHGRAVERVAAQNQQADEIQARRGTIYDRNGRILAATLPARTIYYDPNIQEPLAVRYEPIKRLREKLELSNEDLARFQSQLAHGARRIWLKRKADPALAAQVQSDHLRINSWEETKRYYPLGRQAAHVLGGVKASGEGAAGIESKFNAILMGKPGKAIILQDARQREYDYEVLEEPEIGRDLTLTLDETIQYIAQTELERAVASTRSAWGTVIVSNPGSGDILAMATAPAYDPNLFSKTPEADFNRAIRYTIEPGSTFKIVTAAAALESRAVGLSETFDCGEGAIALPGGSIRDHKLFGILDFPGIIIHSSNVGTIQVGRRLDPDAFEAVIRAFGFGRRTGIELPGEEPGSLRPVAEWSRRSQASLSIGYEISVTPLQLLQAVNIVANRGRLVPPRIVKWIQGGRPRRDAETFATVLSAASCEKLVGILKRVVVEGTGKEALAEGYTAAGKTGTTQIYDPAAKAYSTKRHIASFVGFTPAESPQLAMVVILYDPQTEEHYGGQVAAPVFREIARRVLLTLGIAPRRPAGLLVAGLRKDGSR, from the coding sequence ATGGCCGCCAACCTCGTCCAGGATCTCTACCGGAAGAAAGCCCGGCGCCGCATCCGGGTGTCCGCTTTCATCTGCTTCCTGTGGCTCCTGGTCGTGGTCGGCCGCCTCGTCGAGCTTCAGGTCTTCGGCCACGGCCGAGCCGTCGAGAGAGTCGCGGCCCAGAACCAACAGGCGGACGAGATCCAAGCTCGGCGCGGCACGATCTATGACCGCAACGGCCGCATCCTGGCCGCCACCCTCCCCGCCCGGACGATCTATTATGATCCCAATATCCAAGAGCCTCTGGCCGTCCGCTACGAACCCATCAAGCGCCTGCGGGAGAAGCTCGAGCTCAGCAATGAGGACCTGGCCCGTTTCCAAAGTCAATTGGCCCATGGCGCCCGCCGTATCTGGCTCAAACGAAAGGCCGATCCGGCTCTGGCCGCCCAGGTTCAATCAGACCATCTCCGGATCAATAGCTGGGAGGAGACCAAGCGCTACTACCCGCTCGGCCGGCAGGCGGCCCATGTCCTCGGAGGCGTCAAGGCCAGCGGCGAAGGGGCGGCCGGGATCGAGTCCAAGTTCAATGCCATCCTGATGGGCAAGCCGGGCAAAGCCATCATCCTGCAGGACGCCAGGCAGCGCGAGTACGACTACGAAGTCCTGGAGGAGCCCGAGATCGGTCGCGACTTGACCTTGACCCTGGACGAAACGATCCAATACATCGCCCAGACGGAGCTCGAGCGGGCCGTCGCCTCGACCCGCTCGGCCTGGGGCACGGTCATCGTGTCCAACCCCGGCTCGGGCGATATCCTGGCCATGGCCACGGCCCCGGCCTACGATCCCAACCTCTTCTCCAAAACGCCGGAAGCCGATTTCAACCGGGCCATCCGTTACACCATCGAGCCCGGCTCGACCTTCAAGATCGTCACCGCCGCCGCCGCCCTCGAGTCCCGGGCGGTCGGCCTTTCCGAGACCTTCGACTGCGGGGAAGGGGCCATCGCCCTACCCGGCGGATCCATCCGCGACCACAAGCTGTTCGGGATCCTCGACTTCCCCGGCATCATCATTCATTCCTCCAACGTCGGCACCATCCAAGTCGGTCGGCGCCTCGACCCGGACGCGTTCGAAGCCGTGATCAGGGCCTTCGGCTTCGGCCGCCGGACGGGCATCGAGCTGCCGGGCGAAGAACCGGGCTCCCTCCGGCCGGTGGCCGAATGGAGCCGCCGATCCCAGGCCTCGCTCTCGATCGGCTACGAAATCTCCGTCACGCCTCTCCAGCTCCTGCAGGCCGTCAACATCGTGGCCAATCGGGGCCGGCTTGTGCCGCCCCGCATCGTCAAGTGGATCCAGGGCGGTCGGCCGCGCCGGGACGCGGAGACCTTCGCCACCGTCCTGTCGGCAGCCTCGTGCGAGAAGCTCGTCGGCATCCTGAAGCGGGTCGTGGTCGAAGGGACGGGCAAGGAAGCCCTGGCCGAGGGCTACACCGCGGCGGGCAAAACGGGCACCACCCAGATCTACGACCCGGCGGCCAAAGCCTATTCAACCAAGCGCCATATCGCCTCGTTCGTGGGCTTCACGCCGGCGGAAAGCCCCCAGCTCGCCATGGTCGTCATCCTCTATGACCCCCAAACCGAAGAGCACTACGGCGGCCAAGTCGCGGCCCCCGTCTTCCGGGAGATCGCCCGCCGGGTCCTGCTGACCCTCGGCATCGCGCCGCGCCGGCCGGCCGGCTTGCTCGTCGCCGGCCTGCGGAAGGACGGTTCCCGATGA
- the mraY gene encoding phospho-N-acetylmuramoyl-pentapeptide-transferase: MFYGLLAPLRGVVSAFNLFRYITVRTALAGVTALLISLLAGPWLIKLLRRRQIGQEIRADGPQSHLAKKGTPSMGGLLIIASTVIPTLLWGNLSNTYVWLAMGTMITFGAIGWLDDYLKVSRKRSLGLIARYKLVLQFGLAIAFGGVIMLLGRAGAFDLHVSLPILKQWLPYLGWLYWPWIVFILVSSSNAVNLADGLDGLAIGLTLISATALTALTYIAGHAGFVKYLYIARVPMAAELTVFGGALTGACLGFLWFNSHPAQIFMGDVGALSIGATLAAISILIKQEFLLFTVAGVFVIELLSVVIQVSYFRLSGGKRVFRMAPLHHHFELLGWPEEKVVIRFWILGIIFALFSLTSLKLR, translated from the coding sequence TTGTTTTACGGACTTCTGGCTCCGCTGCGAGGCGTCGTCTCGGCCTTCAACCTCTTCCGCTACATCACCGTCCGGACCGCCCTGGCCGGAGTCACGGCCCTCCTGATCAGCCTCCTGGCCGGGCCGTGGCTGATCAAGCTCCTGCGGCGGCGTCAGATCGGCCAGGAGATCCGGGCCGACGGCCCCCAGTCCCACCTGGCCAAAAAGGGCACGCCGTCCATGGGCGGACTTCTGATCATCGCCTCCACCGTCATCCCGACCCTGCTCTGGGGCAACCTCAGCAATACCTATGTCTGGCTGGCCATGGGCACGATGATCACCTTCGGCGCGATCGGCTGGCTGGACGACTACCTCAAGGTCAGCCGCAAGCGCTCGCTCGGCCTCATCGCCCGCTACAAGCTGGTCCTGCAGTTCGGGCTGGCCATCGCCTTCGGGGGCGTCATCATGCTGCTCGGCCGGGCCGGCGCCTTCGATCTCCACGTCTCCCTGCCCATCCTGAAGCAGTGGCTGCCCTACCTGGGCTGGCTCTATTGGCCCTGGATTGTCTTCATCCTGGTCAGCTCGTCCAACGCCGTCAACCTGGCCGACGGGCTCGACGGGTTGGCCATCGGGCTGACCCTGATCAGCGCCACGGCCCTGACCGCCTTAACCTACATCGCCGGTCACGCCGGCTTCGTTAAGTACCTATACATCGCCCGCGTCCCGATGGCCGCCGAGCTGACCGTATTCGGCGGCGCCTTGACCGGCGCCTGCCTCGGCTTCCTATGGTTCAACTCCCACCCGGCCCAGATCTTCATGGGCGACGTCGGGGCCTTGTCGATCGGGGCCACCCTGGCCGCGATCTCGATCCTGATCAAGCAGGAATTCCTGCTCTTCACGGTCGCCGGCGTTTTTGTCATCGAGCTCTTATCGGTCGTTATCCAGGTCTCGTATTTCCGGTTGAGCGGGGGCAAGCGCGTCTTTCGGATGGCCCCCCTGCATCATCATTTCGAGCTCCTCGGCTGGCCCGAGGAGAAAGTCGTGATCAGGTTCTGGATTTTGGGCATCATCTTCGCCCTGTTCAGCCTGACCTCGCTCAAGTTG